The following coding sequences are from one Thermocrinis jamiesonii window:
- the infC gene encoding translation initiation factor IF-3, giving the protein MEYRVNRQIKAKEVRLVDQEGKQIGIVPIQEALRIAEEMGLDLVEVAPNANPPVCKLLDYGKFLYEMKKKEKEAKKKQREHSMDVKDINLSLRIDEHDLKVKLKQMREFLEDGDKVRVRIRFRGRENVHPELGDRLVNRIVESLSDCGQLEGEPKKEGNFLIFSLLPKRK; this is encoded by the coding sequence ATGGAATATAGGGTAAACAGACAAATTAAGGCAAAAGAAGTCAGGTTAGTTGATCAGGAAGGTAAGCAGATAGGGATTGTGCCCATCCAAGAAGCGTTGAGGATAGCAGAAGAAATGGGATTAGATCTGGTAGAAGTAGCACCTAATGCTAATCCACCTGTTTGTAAGCTTTTAGATTACGGAAAATTTCTTTACGAGATGAAGAAAAAAGAAAAGGAAGCAAAGAAAAAGCAAAGAGAACATTCTATGGATGTCAAAGATATCAACCTTTCTTTAAGGATAGACGAACACGACCTAAAGGTAAAGCTTAAACAGATGAGGGAATTTTTGGAGGATGGGGATAAGGTTAGGGTAAGGATAAGATTTAGAGGTAGGGAAAACGTTCATCCCGAACTTGGTGATAGGTTGGTTAATAGGATTGTGGAGAGCTTGTCAGACTGTGGGCAGTTGGAAGGAGAACCAAAGAAAGAGGGAAACTTCTTGATCTTTTCCCTTCTGCCAAAGAGAAAGTAA
- the rlmN gene encoding 23S rRNA (adenine(2503)-C(2))-methyltransferase RlmN — translation MYVTSLTLKELREEVKKIGWEPYRADQILNWIYKRFVFDFQQMTNLSKEQRAFLKDNYLIHSLELLDVLEGGDSKKFLFKTKDAHIIETVLIYERDHLTLCVSSQIGCAIGCSFCATARDGLIRNLKVEEIIDQFLQVQKMTKEKIRNVVFMGMGEPLANYQNVRKAVEIMVSPWGLDLSKRRISISTSGLINQLKAMAEDPLMRELNLAVSINAPSQNLRESLMPISKTNTLEELMEVLHDFPYPPDRRIMIEYVLIRGINDSVEHARELAKLLRKNRKKFKVNLIPFNPDPELPYKRPSMESVYAFQKVLWEEGISTFIRISKGIKVFGACGQLRSKRFALR, via the coding sequence ATGTATGTAACATCTTTAACTTTAAAAGAACTGAGAGAAGAGGTTAAGAAAATAGGTTGGGAGCCTTACAGGGCAGACCAGATATTAAACTGGATATACAAAAGGTTTGTTTTTGACTTTCAGCAAATGACCAACCTTTCTAAAGAGCAAAGAGCTTTTTTGAAAGATAATTACCTAATTCATAGCTTGGAACTTTTGGATGTATTAGAAGGAGGTGATTCAAAAAAATTTCTTTTCAAAACTAAGGACGCCCATATTATTGAAACTGTGCTAATATACGAGAGAGATCATCTAACGCTGTGCGTCTCGTCCCAGATAGGTTGTGCAATAGGTTGTAGCTTTTGTGCTACTGCAAGGGATGGGCTTATAAGAAACCTAAAGGTGGAGGAAATTATAGACCAATTCTTGCAGGTCCAAAAAATGACAAAAGAAAAAATAAGAAATGTGGTTTTTATGGGCATGGGAGAGCCTTTGGCAAACTACCAAAACGTAAGGAAAGCGGTAGAGATTATGGTAAGTCCTTGGGGGCTTGACCTTTCAAAAAGAAGAATAAGCATTTCTACAAGCGGGCTTATAAACCAATTGAAAGCTATGGCAGAAGATCCTCTTATGAGAGAGTTAAATTTAGCAGTTTCCATAAATGCACCATCTCAAAACCTGAGGGAAAGCCTGATGCCGATCTCAAAGACCAACACTCTGGAAGAGCTTATGGAAGTATTGCATGACTTTCCTTACCCCCCTGACAGAAGAATAATGATAGAGTACGTATTAATAAGGGGCATAAACGACAGTGTGGAACACGCAAGAGAGCTTGCAAAACTCCTAAGGAAAAACAGAAAAAAATTCAAAGTAAATCTTATTCCTTTTAATCCAGATCCTGAATTGCCATACAAAAGACCCTCTATGGAAAGCGTATATGCCTTTCAGAAAGTCCTTTGGGAAGAGGGTATATCTACCTTTATCAGGATAAGTAAAGGAATAAAAGTCTTTGGTGCATGCGGTCAGCTAAGAAGCAAAAGATTTGCTTTGAGGTAA